TCCATCCGATCGCGCCCGCGTGCAGGCTCTGCACAAACAGGCGCCCGCCGGCCTCGGTCGCCGCCGTGGTCTCCGGATAGCCGCCCTCGGGGTCCTGCAGGTCGTCCACGATGCGGCCCTGCTCGTCGAACGCCAGCACATGCCCATACGGCTTGGGCACGGGCCACATCGCGCGCGGCAACCGCAGGACCAGGCTCGGGATCCACGGCTGCGCGCCGCCCCGGTCGATCACCGGGCTGCGCGGTTTGGTCAGGCCCACCCAGATGCGCCCGCCTTCGCCCGCGGTCAGGTTGTCGGGAAAGCCGGGGAGGTTGTCGATCAGCACCGTCGCAGCCTGCTGGCGCAGCGCGTCATCCAGCGTCGGCACGCCGTTGTCGCCGGCCCCCGTCCGCACGAGCGACAGCTTGGCCAGGTCCACCTTCAGGATGCGGTAGGTGCCGGTCTCCGACAGGAACAGGCTTCGCCCGTCGCGCGAGAACGCCAGCCCATTGGGGAAACACAGCCCTTGCAGCGCCACGCGCGCCACACCCAGGGTCGGATCGAACGCGATCAGACGGCCACTGCAGCTGTGCTCCAGGATGTCGAGCACGCTCGCCTCGAAGGTGCTTCCCACCGCCTTGGCACCGAAGCGCCGCGAGGCATCGGTCAGCCAGATCGTGCCCCGGGCGTCGACCTTCACCGCATCGGCATAGCGCACCGGGTCGTCCGGGCCGGGGTGCTGAACCCGGTCGAGCAGGGTCTCGACCTGGGCCTGCGGGCCGCTGCCCGACACGCGCAGCAGGCCCCGCATGGCATCGGCCACCAGCAGGCGGCCTTGTGCATCGATGTCAAGGCCCAGCGGGCGCCCGCCGGTGTTCGCCACCCGCTCCTGTGTGCGGCCGTCGAGCGACAGCTTCAGCACGTCGCCGTTGTCCAGCCCGGTGTAGAGCGCATCCGCCGTGGCGAGGATGTGCTCGGGTCCGTGTTGCCCTTCGGCCAGCGACCAGGTCTGCAGGCCCGCCAAGCGGGTGTTGGCGGCATGGGCGCCGGTGTGGCCCGCGTCGGCAGGCGGCTGCCATGCGCGGGGCTGGATCGGCACCGGCCAGAAGGCCAGGTAGGCCACCAGGGCCATGACAGGGGTGGCCCAGCTGGCCAGCACCATGAGGCGGCCACGCTGGCGCGCGGGTGGAGTGGAAATCATCGTGTCAGAACCTCCGGGAAGGCCGCAGTGTCGCCGACCGCCCCACACGGCCCCGTGCGGAATCACCCGCGTCCCCCTGACCGGATGGGGCGCCGGCGCGACGCGATTGACGCCCCCTATCGGCGCGATCCAATCACCCGACTGGACCCGCGGCCGGAGCGCCCGGAAAATGAGAACCATTCTCAAACGCATCGCCTCCAGGAGTACCCCATGGCCAAGACCGCAACATTCGGCGTGATGCACGTGATGACCTCGTTCACCGTGACCTATGCGCTGACCGGCAGCATCACCATCGCCGGTGTCGTGACTTTCGTCGAGCCCCTGGTCAACACCGTGATGCACTACTTCTTCGACAAGTACTGGGATCACCCGGTGGCCCGCCGTGTGCGCCAGCAGCTGGCCCGCCTTCGCCCGATCGCCCGGATGCCCGACACGCAGGCCAGACAGGCATGAAAAAAGGGCGCCCTACGGGCGCCCTTCACGGCGGGATCGGGGGCGAGCCCCCGGCGCCTCACTTCTCGACGAAGGCGCGCTCGATCACATAGTCGCCCGGCACACCCTGCGACTCTGACACCTTGAAGCCGGCGTCGTCGAGGATCTTGCACAGGTCCCGCAGCATCGAGGGGCTGCCGCACATCATCGCGCGGTCGTTCTCGGGGCTCATCTGGGGCAGGCCCACGCCCTTGGCCAGCTCGCCGTTCAGAATCTGGTCGGTCAGGCGGCCTTGATTGCGGAAGGGCTCACGCGTGACCAGCGGGTAATAGATCAGCTTTTCCTGGATCAGCTCGCCCAGCAGTTCGTGCTGCGGCAGTTCCTTGCTGATGAAATCGTGGTACGCCAGCTCGCTCACATAGCGCACGCCGTGCACCAGCACCACCTTCTCGAACTTCTCGTAGGTGTACGGGTCCTGGATGATGCTCATGAACGGCGCCAGGCCGGTGCCGGTGCCGAACAGGTACAGGTTCTTGGCGGGGGTCAGGTCATCGACGACCAGTGTGCCCACAGCCTTGCGACCCACCAGGATCTTGTCGCCCGGCTGGATCTTCTGCAGACGCGAGGTCAGCGGGCCGTCCTGCACCTTGATCGACAGGAACTCGAGGTGCTCTTCGTAGTTGGCGCTGGCCACCGAGTAGGCGCGCATCAGCGGCTTGCCGTCGACCATCAGGCCGATCATCACGAAGTGGCCGCTGGAGAAACGCAGCGACGGGTCGCGCGTGGTCCGGAAGCTGAACAGCGTGTCGTTCCAGTGGTGGACGGAGGTGACGGTTTCTTCGTTGAACGCGGCCATGATGCTGGGCAAGAAAAGCGCGGCGAAAACGCTCGGCAGATGGGACGCTGAGCACGGCTTGCGCGCTCAGGAAAACCCTGTATTGTCGCCCAGAAACCGGACGCTTCGCCACGCACGGCGGCGCGCCCCCGTGTCCCGGGGCATTTGACGCGGCTTGCGCTATGCTGCATCACAGCATGCCGGCTGCCCGTCGCCCCGCTTGTTCGCCCCTGTTGTCTGTCACCGCATGAGCCCGCTCAACCCGTCCGACCTCGATCCCCGCACCGCCCTCGTCGTGTTTTCCGGAGGCCAGGACTCGACTGTCTGCCTGGCGTGGGCGCTGTCCCGCTACCGCCACGTCGAGACCATCGGTTTCGACTACGGCCAGCGCCACCGCGTCGAGCTGTACTGCCGCAACCGCGTGCGCAGCGAGCTCACCACCCACTTCCCGGGCTGGGCCAGCCGCCTCGGCATGGACCACCTGCTCGACCTGCGCCTGCTCGGCCAGCTGTCCGACACGGCCTTGACCGAAACCCGCGCGATCGAGATGCAGGCCAACGGGCTGCCCAACACCTTCGTGCCGGGCCGCAACCTGCTGTTCCTCAACTTCGCAGCCGCCCTGGCCTACCGGCGCGGTGCCTCGGTGCTGGTGGGCGGCATGTGCGAGACGGATTTCTCGGGCTACCCCGACTGTCGCGACAACACGCTCAAGGCCATGCAGGTGGCGATCAGCCTCGGCCTGGACACCCCCATGGTCATCGAGACCCCGCTGATGTGGCTCACCAAGGCCCAGACCTGGGCCCTGGCCGACCAGCTCGGCGGCGAGGCGCTCAACGCGCTGATTGCCGAGCACACGCACACCTGCTACCTGGGGGAGCGCCAGCAGCGCCACCCTTGGGGCTATGGCTGCGGCCGCTGCCCGGCGTGCGAGCTGCGCGCCCAGGGCCACACCGAGTGGCTGAACCGCGCCACACCGGCCGACTGATCCCCGACTGACCTGCTGTCCCACGCCATGTCTGTTTCTGATGTGATCCTGCTGGCGCTCGGCGCCATCGTGCTGTTCTGGGCCGTCGGCGCCTACAACCGGCTCATCCGCCTGCGCAACGAGATCGCCAATGCGTTCGCCCAGATCGACGTGCAGCTCAAGCGCCGCCACGACCTCATCCCCAATCTCGTCGAGACGGCCCGCGCCTACCTGCAGCACGAGCGCGACACGCTGGAGCGCGTGACCGCCGCGCGCGCCCAGGTCGTGGCCGCCACCGACCTCGTCAAGGCCCAGCCCAACCAGCCGGGCCCGATCAAGAGCCTGAACCTCGCCGAGGGCGCGCTGGCCGGGGCGCTCGGCCGCTTCATGGCCGTGGTCGAGGCCTACCCCGAGCTCAAGGCCGACCAGCAACTCCAGGATCTGCGCGAGGAGCTCACGCACACCGAAAACAAGGTGGCCTTCTCGCGCCAGCTCTTCAACGACGCCACGCTGGACTACAACAATGCCGCGCACCAGTTTCCGGCGAACCTGATCGCCGGACTGTTCGGCTTCAAGACCGCCGAGATGCTGCAGTCCACCCAGAGTGAGGCCGAGCGCGCGCCCGTCACCGTGCGACTCTGACGGCCGGGCCCATGCTGTTTCGCCGCCACCAGGAAGCCGCCGACCACCGCAGCCTGCAGCTGTATGCGTGGTTTGCCGTGATGCTGTTGGGCCTGGTGCTCGCGGTCAACGGACTGCTGGCCGGGCTGTGGCGACTGACCTCACCCTTCGGCGAAGGCTACCCCGCCCTCTTCTTCGAGACCAACACCGCCGTGGTCGCCCTGTTCGTGCTGGGCGGCTGCTTCTTCGAGACCCGGCGGCTGCGCGAAGGGGGTGGCCCCCGCGTGGCCCACTGGCTGGGTGGCCGCGAGCTCACCGAGCCCGCAGACGCCCTGCAGCGCCGCCTGCTCAACGTGGTCGACGAAATGGCGCTGGCCAGTGGTCAGCCCGTGCCGCGCGTCTACCTGCTGCCGCGCGAGGACAGCCTCAACGCCTTCGTGGCCGGCTGGGACGCGGGCGACACCGCCCTGTGCGTGACCCGCGGGGCGCTCGAGCGCCTGGACCGTGCCGAACTGCAAGGCCTCGTGGCGCACGAGTTCGGCCACATCCGCGCCGGTGACCTGCCGTTGTCGATGCGCCTGCTGGCGCTCGTCTGGGGTCTGTCACTGGTGCATGGCTTCGGCCGCTCGCTGATGGACACCGGCGAGGATGGCCGCGTCAGCCCGATGGCCTGGATGGTCGGCGCGCTGCTCGCGATCGTGGGCTGGCTGGGCTGGCTGGCTGGGCGCGCGCTGCAGGCCGCCGTTTCGCGACAGCGCGAGTTCCATGCCGATGCCAGCGCCGTGCAGTTCACCCGTTCGCGCGACGGCATCGGCCAGGTGCTGCGCAAGGTCTGGCACGACCAGCAGGCGCACGCAGCCCGGCTGCACCACCCGGCCGCCGGACTGGTGGCCAGCATGCTGATGCACCAGCCGGCGGGCGGCTGCCTGGCGACGCACCCGCGCCTCTCGGAGCGGATCCGGCGCCTGCACGGCCGCGTACTGCCGCCGATGCCGGCCACCGCCGTGCGCGCCGATGCCGAGCCCCGGCGCACGCGGCCGATTAACCCGCCCGGCGCCACGATGGCCGCCGCCCCCGCCAACCCGGTGCCCGCCGATGTGCACGGCCTGGCGCTGGCGACGCCAGACGATCGCGACGCGCTGGACCGCTTGCAGCGCCTGGGCGGCCCCACCGAGCAACGCCTGGCGGTGCTGGCCCTGATGATGGACCCGGCCAACGCACGCGAGCACAAACTGTGGCGCCAACAGGCCGAAGGCCTGCCCCATGCAGAGCGCATCCTCCGGGACGTCATGGCCCTCCAGCCGCCACGGCGGGTGCCCGAGTTCGAGCGACTCACAGCGCAGATGGC
This is a stretch of genomic DNA from Aquabacterium olei. It encodes these proteins:
- a CDS encoding SMP-30/gluconolactonase/LRE family protein gives rise to the protein MISTPPARQRGRLMVLASWATPVMALVAYLAFWPVPIQPRAWQPPADAGHTGAHAANTRLAGLQTWSLAEGQHGPEHILATADALYTGLDNGDVLKLSLDGRTQERVANTGGRPLGLDIDAQGRLLVADAMRGLLRVSGSGPQAQVETLLDRVQHPGPDDPVRYADAVKVDARGTIWLTDASRRFGAKAVGSTFEASVLDILEHSCSGRLIAFDPTLGVARVALQGLCFPNGLAFSRDGRSLFLSETGTYRILKVDLAKLSLVRTGAGDNGVPTLDDALRQQAATVLIDNLPGFPDNLTAGEGGRIWVGLTKPRSPVIDRGGAQPWIPSLVLRLPRAMWPVPKPYGHVLAFDEQGRIVDDLQDPEGGYPETTAATEAGGRLFVQSLHAGAIGWMPYSGPAAR
- a CDS encoding DUF2061 domain-containing protein — protein: MAKTATFGVMHVMTSFTVTYALTGSITIAGVVTFVEPLVNTVMHYFFDKYWDHPVARRVRQQLARLRPIARMPDTQARQA
- a CDS encoding ferredoxin--NADP reductase, producing MAAFNEETVTSVHHWNDTLFSFRTTRDPSLRFSSGHFVMIGLMVDGKPLMRAYSVASANYEEHLEFLSIKVQDGPLTSRLQKIQPGDKILVGRKAVGTLVVDDLTPAKNLYLFGTGTGLAPFMSIIQDPYTYEKFEKVVLVHGVRYVSELAYHDFISKELPQHELLGELIQEKLIYYPLVTREPFRNQGRLTDQILNGELAKGVGLPQMSPENDRAMMCGSPSMLRDLCKILDDAGFKVSESQGVPGDYVIERAFVEK
- the queC gene encoding 7-cyano-7-deazaguanine synthase QueC, translated to MSPLNPSDLDPRTALVVFSGGQDSTVCLAWALSRYRHVETIGFDYGQRHRVELYCRNRVRSELTTHFPGWASRLGMDHLLDLRLLGQLSDTALTETRAIEMQANGLPNTFVPGRNLLFLNFAAALAYRRGASVLVGGMCETDFSGYPDCRDNTLKAMQVAISLGLDTPMVIETPLMWLTKAQTWALADQLGGEALNALIAEHTHTCYLGERQQRHPWGYGCGRCPACELRAQGHTEWLNRATPAD
- a CDS encoding LemA family protein — protein: MSVSDVILLALGAIVLFWAVGAYNRLIRLRNEIANAFAQIDVQLKRRHDLIPNLVETARAYLQHERDTLERVTAARAQVVAATDLVKAQPNQPGPIKSLNLAEGALAGALGRFMAVVEAYPELKADQQLQDLREELTHTENKVAFSRQLFNDATLDYNNAAHQFPANLIAGLFGFKTAEMLQSTQSEAERAPVTVRL
- a CDS encoding M48 family metalloprotease, which codes for MLFRRHQEAADHRSLQLYAWFAVMLLGLVLAVNGLLAGLWRLTSPFGEGYPALFFETNTAVVALFVLGGCFFETRRLREGGGPRVAHWLGGRELTEPADALQRRLLNVVDEMALASGQPVPRVYLLPREDSLNAFVAGWDAGDTALCVTRGALERLDRAELQGLVAHEFGHIRAGDLPLSMRLLALVWGLSLVHGFGRSLMDTGEDGRVSPMAWMVGALLAIVGWLGWLAGRALQAAVSRQREFHADASAVQFTRSRDGIGQVLRKVWHDQQAHAARLHHPAAGLVASMLMHQPAGGCLATHPRLSERIRRLHGRVLPPMPATAVRADAEPRRTRPINPPGATMAAAPANPVPADVHGLALATPDDRDALDRLQRLGGPTEQRLAVLALMMDPANAREHKLWRQQAEGLPHAERILRDVMALQPPRRVPEFERLTAQMARDPVAQRRAVVEAGRDLLRADGRVSPRDRLWWLSLRHRLNDAQREAPMLRPVTGQGQDLGELPPDALQAVAALSAYLARMLPEPETVPAGGETSRPQRAAAAEAWLSGIGRRTGLPDITAAPPPDADGLMLALTTVQELSWMLRPLLVKAWVEEAVNHSPNGVMSDATADALRLVAGLIDAPLPPMLSAHYPRA